A region from the Salvelinus sp. IW2-2015 linkage group LG19, ASM291031v2, whole genome shotgun sequence genome encodes:
- the LOC111978886 gene encoding small ribosomal subunit protein uS19 isoform X2 encodes MADVEIKKKRTFRKFTYRGVDLDQLLDMSYEQLMQLYCARQRRRLNRGLRRKQQSLLKRLRKAKKEAPPMEKPEVVKTHLRDMVILPEMVGSMVGVYNGKTFNQVEIKPEMCGHYLGEFSITYKPVKHGRPGIGATHSSRFIPLK; translated from the exons atg GCGGATGTCGAGATCAAGAAGAAGCGTACCTTCAGGAAGTTCACCTACAGAGGTGTGGACCTGGACCAGCTTCTGGACATGTCCTA TGAACAGCTGATGCAGCTGTACTGCGCCCGCCAGAGGAGGAGACTTAACCGTGGCCTTCGCCGCAAGCAGCAGTCCCTCCTGAAGCGCCTGCGTAAGGCCAAGAAGGAGGCTCCCCCGATGGAGAAGCCCGAGGTGGTGAAGACTCACCTTAGGGACATGGTCATCCTGCCTGAGATGGTCGGCTCAATGGTCGGAGTGTACAACGGCAAGACCTTCAACCAGGTTGAAATCAAG CCTGAGATGTGCGGCCACTACCTGGGGGAGTTCTCTATCACCTACAAGCCAGTCAAGCACGGTCGCCCCGGTATCGGAGCTACACATTCTTCCCGTTTCATCCCACTGAAATAG
- the LOC111978886 gene encoding small ribosomal subunit protein uS19 isoform X1: MADVEIKKKRTFRKFTYRGVDLDQLLDMSYEQLMQLYCARQRRRLNRGLRRKQQSLLKRLRKAKKEAPPMEKPEVVKTHLRDMVILPEMVGSMVGVYNGKTFNQVEIKPEMCGHYLGEFSITYKPVKHGRPGIGATHSSRFIPLK, from the exons ATG GCGGATGTCGAGATCAAGAAGAAGCGTACCTTCAGGAAGTTCACCTACAGAGGTGTGGACCTGGACCAGCTTCTGGACATGTCCTA TGAACAGCTGATGCAGCTGTACTGCGCCCGCCAGAGGAGGAGACTTAACCGTGGCCTTCGCCGCAAGCAGCAGTCCCTCCTGAAGCGCCTGCGTAAGGCCAAGAAGGAGGCTCCCCCGATGGAGAAGCCCGAGGTGGTGAAGACTCACCTTAGGGACATGGTCATCCTGCCTGAGATGGTCGGCTCAATGGTCGGAGTGTACAACGGCAAGACCTTCAACCAGGTTGAAATCAAG CCTGAGATGTGCGGCCACTACCTGGGGGAGTTCTCTATCACCTACAAGCCAGTCAAGCACGGTCGCCCCGGTATCGGAGCTACACATTCTTCCCGTTTCATCCCACTGAAATAG